A region of Candidatus Desulfarcum epimagneticum DNA encodes the following proteins:
- a CDS encoding UDP-N-acetyl-D-glucosamine 2-epimerase, UDP-hydrolysing, with the protein MKKIAVFTTTRAEFGIFLPLLKKIESTPDLEFLLFVGGSHLAWEHGRTINEIREYGFEPAATFDYLLNDDKKSALAKSAGIAVIELSHIFLTHDFDSVCLLGDRHELLSIMINSILFKKPIIHIHGGEITEGAIDEQIRHIATKASHIHFAACDEYKKNIRLLGESEWRIFNTGALAVDNMINNPKIPRESLFGELKLQDQKTALCTYHPVTLEYKIGIEQQVKNLISALKKAKLQVVFTAPNIEVDREMICGMFQKEAKTNSDFHYFDSLGVLRYHSLIPHCECVIGNSSSGILEVPFFKIPTVNIGDRQKGRLRHDSVIDTDYTVESIHSGIRKALSCEFKKKLADMEYKFGDGSASEKMVAIIKEIEVNEKLMRKTLDFS; encoded by the coding sequence ATGAAAAAAATAGCGGTTTTCACCACCACAAGGGCTGAATTTGGCATTTTTTTGCCGCTGTTAAAAAAAATAGAGTCCACCCCGGATCTGGAGTTTTTGCTTTTTGTCGGAGGGAGTCATTTGGCCTGGGAGCATGGCCGAACAATTAATGAAATCCGAGAGTATGGTTTTGAGCCCGCGGCGACTTTCGATTACCTGTTAAATGATGATAAAAAAAGCGCTTTGGCCAAATCGGCGGGCATTGCGGTCATCGAATTGAGCCATATTTTTCTAACCCATGATTTTGATTCGGTCTGTCTTCTTGGGGATAGGCATGAGTTGCTATCCATCATGATCAATTCCATTCTTTTTAAGAAACCGATCATCCATATTCATGGCGGAGAAATAACAGAAGGGGCGATAGACGAGCAGATCCGTCATATAGCCACAAAGGCCTCTCATATACATTTTGCCGCATGTGATGAATATAAAAAAAATATACGCCTTTTAGGGGAGTCTGAATGGAGAATTTTTAACACCGGCGCCCTCGCGGTGGATAATATGATAAACAACCCAAAAATTCCAAGGGAAAGCCTGTTTGGCGAGTTAAAACTTCAGGATCAAAAAACAGCTTTGTGCACGTATCATCCGGTCACCCTTGAATATAAAATTGGAATAGAACAGCAGGTCAAAAATCTTATTTCTGCGTTAAAAAAAGCCAAATTGCAAGTTGTGTTTACAGCCCCCAATATTGAAGTGGATCGGGAGATGATCTGCGGGATGTTTCAGAAAGAGGCCAAAACAAACAGTGACTTTCATTATTTTGATTCCTTGGGCGTTTTGCGCTATCACAGCCTGATTCCCCATTGCGAATGTGTGATCGGGAACTCTTCCAGCGGCATCCTGGAAGTCCCTTTTTTTAAGATACCCACAGTGAATATCGGGGATCGCCAGAAGGGACGATTAAGGCATGACAGTGTCATTGACACGGATTACACGGTCGAATCGATTCACTCCGGAATAAGAAAAGCCCTTTCCTGTGAATTTAAAAAAAAGCTTGCGGATATGGAATATAAATTCGGAGATGGATCCGCTTCGGAAAAAATGGTCGCGATTATCAAAGAGATTGAAGTAAATGAAAAATTGATGCGAAAGACATTGGATTTTTCGTAA
- a CDS encoding CMP-N-acetylneuraminic acid synthetase → MKTYAFVFARGGSKGLPGKNIRPMAGKPLLAYSIEIAKRIKSIDDVFISTDDAQIQNVAHQLGAKVISRPVELAMDDTPEWLAWQHAIEYVRKAERTFDKFISIPTTAPLRNEEDIENCLDALSENNDVVVTVTESSRSPWFNMLKLNNSGMASLLFSGKSKFTRRQDAPKTYDMTTVAYVAWPGFIMKANGIFEGRVKAVKIPKERALDIDTELDFVIAECLFEKREQYVGGADA, encoded by the coding sequence ATGAAAACTTATGCGTTTGTTTTTGCAAGAGGCGGATCAAAAGGGTTGCCTGGAAAAAATATTCGTCCAATGGCAGGGAAACCTTTGCTGGCTTATTCCATAGAAATAGCAAAAAGAATAAAGTCTATTGATGACGTATTTATTTCGACTGATGATGCGCAAATCCAAAATGTCGCTCACCAACTTGGCGCAAAAGTCATTTCTCGCCCTGTGGAACTTGCTATGGATGACACTCCTGAATGGCTTGCCTGGCAACATGCCATTGAATATGTAAGGAAGGCTGAAAGAACTTTTGATAAGTTTATCAGCATTCCGACTACGGCGCCTTTAAGAAATGAAGAAGATATAGAGAATTGCCTGGATGCTTTATCTGAAAATAACGATGTTGTCGTCACAGTGACTGAGAGTTCGCGCAGTCCATGGTTTAATATGTTGAAATTAAATAACTCCGGCATGGCAAGTCTGCTTTTTAGTGGCAAATCGAAATTCACAAGAAGACAGGATGCCCCGAAAACTTACGATATGACCACAGTGGCCTATGTGGCATGGCCTGGCTTTATCATGAAGGCAAATGGAATCTTCGAGGGGAGAGTGAAAGCTGTAAAAATTCCAAAAGAACGAGCTTTGGATATTGACACCGAATTGGACTTTGTAATTGCTGAATGCCTCTTTGAAAAAAGGGAACAATATGTTGGGGGGGCAGATGCTTAA
- a CDS encoding conserved hypothetical protein (Evidence 4 : Unknown function but conserved in other organisms), with protein sequence MKIQKVGIVGLGSIGRRHLRNLKLVRPEIEISVVRSGYGPECIEQNLASYVFNNLEQAVEEGIQAAIISSPAPEHLRQATILSKKGVHLLIEKPLSHNMKNVAELISTVQKSGIIGLLGYTLRYDSAAKEFKKNLKEGLTGKLLQVRVECGSFLPDWRPNCDYLKSVSSSADLGGGVLLELSHELDYIHWFFGPMQSVFAYLHNSGFLGIDVEESADLLFVRPDDVPISLHMDFNRRHPERRCVAEGSEGQLSWNVITRKVKWAPAHQDVEERSFSMESDAAYQSQLLHFFDCIENNVQPCIELEDGKTVLKWIEAARISHTTGKRVDLL encoded by the coding sequence ATGAAGATACAAAAAGTCGGAATAGTAGGGCTTGGTAGCATAGGCAGACGCCATCTCCGTAATTTAAAATTAGTCAGACCCGAAATAGAAATATCGGTTGTCAGATCAGGTTATGGACCTGAATGCATAGAACAGAATCTCGCCTCATATGTTTTTAATAATTTGGAACAGGCTGTGGAAGAGGGGATCCAGGCGGCAATTATTTCAAGCCCGGCCCCGGAGCATTTAAGACAGGCGACAATACTATCAAAAAAAGGCGTGCATTTGCTTATAGAGAAGCCTCTTTCGCATAATATGAAAAATGTGGCGGAACTGATAAGCACAGTTCAAAAATCAGGCATCATAGGGCTTTTAGGTTACACGCTTCGTTATGATTCCGCAGCGAAAGAATTCAAAAAAAATCTTAAAGAAGGTTTGACAGGAAAATTATTGCAGGTCCGAGTAGAATGCGGCTCTTTTCTGCCAGACTGGCGTCCGAATTGTGATTATTTAAAAAGTGTGTCCTCTTCGGCGGATTTGGGGGGCGGGGTTCTCCTTGAATTGAGCCATGAATTGGATTACATTCACTGGTTTTTTGGACCGATGCAATCCGTATTTGCCTATTTGCACAACAGCGGTTTTTTAGGCATTGATGTTGAAGAAAGCGCTGACTTGCTTTTCGTAAGGCCGGATGACGTTCCAATATCGTTGCATATGGATTTTAACAGAAGACACCCTGAGCGCAGATGTGTCGCAGAAGGGAGCGAAGGGCAATTATCCTGGAATGTAATAACACGGAAGGTTAAATGGGCTCCAGCGCATCAAGATGTGGAAGAGCGGTCTTTTTCCATGGAATCTGACGCCGCTTATCAGTCGCAGCTCCTTCATTTTTTTGATTGCATTGAAAATAATGTTCAACCATGTATTGAATTGGAAGATGGCAAAACAGTTTTAAAATGGATAGAGGCGGCGAGAATATCGCATACGACAGGAAAACGGGTGGATCTGTTATGA
- the legI gene encoding N,N'-diacetyllegionaminic acid synthase: MKKVFIIAEAGVNHNGVLGQAYQLIDAAKDAGADAVKFQTFKAENIVSAHAEKADYQKKKTATSESQLEMIQKLELRPGDHENLIQYCLKKEILFLSSPFDPESIDFLNALGLNIFKIPSGEITNLPYLRKIGRFNKKIILSTGMSCLGEIESAMNILTDSGTDRDKITLLHCNTEYPTPFEDVNLNAMRTMGNAFKLPVGYSDHTPGIEAPIAAVAMGASVIEKHFTLDKNMEGPDHEASLEPDELKTMIAAIRNIEIALGNGIKTPSKSELKNIDIVRKSIVANREIKKGEHFTEGNIVVKRPGGGISPMRWDEIVGSKARISYDKDELLCQ, translated from the coding sequence ATGAAAAAAGTTTTTATAATAGCCGAAGCCGGAGTGAATCATAACGGCGTTTTGGGTCAAGCGTATCAGCTGATTGACGCGGCTAAAGACGCGGGGGCCGACGCTGTGAAGTTTCAGACTTTTAAAGCTGAAAACATCGTGTCCGCGCATGCTGAAAAAGCCGACTATCAAAAAAAAAAAACAGCGACCAGCGAATCTCAGCTTGAGATGATCCAAAAATTAGAGTTGAGGCCTGGCGATCATGAAAATTTGATACAATATTGCCTGAAAAAAGAGATTCTTTTTTTATCAAGTCCTTTTGATCCGGAGAGCATAGATTTTTTGAATGCTTTGGGATTAAATATTTTTAAAATACCTTCGGGTGAAATCACGAATCTACCATATTTAAGAAAGATCGGGAGATTTAACAAAAAGATTATTCTTTCAACTGGCATGTCGTGCCTGGGAGAGATTGAATCGGCCATGAACATCTTGACCGACTCGGGAACAGACAGGGATAAAATCACGTTACTGCACTGCAACACCGAATACCCGACGCCCTTTGAAGACGTGAATTTGAACGCGATGCGGACCATGGGAAACGCGTTTAAATTGCCGGTGGGGTATTCGGATCATACTCCTGGAATTGAAGCCCCAATAGCTGCTGTGGCAATGGGGGCCAGTGTGATTGAAAAACATTTTACCTTGGATAAAAATATGGAGGGTCCTGATCATGAGGCCAGCCTGGAACCAGATGAATTAAAGACGATGATTGCCGCCATAAGAAATATCGAGATCGCTTTGGGTAACGGAATCAAAACACCATCAAAATCCGAATTGAAAAATATTGATATCGTGAGAAAAAGCATTGTGGCAAATAGAGAAATTAAAAAAGGGGAGCATTTTACAGAGGGCAATATTGTTGTTAAAAGGCCCGGGGGTGGAATTAGCCCCATGCGATGGGATGAAATAGTCGGCTCCAAAGCCAGGATAAGCTATGATAAAGACGAGTTGCTTTGTCAATAA
- a CDS encoding conserved hypothetical protein (Evidence 4 : Unknown function but conserved in other organisms): protein MIRPVYFIEHLTLRSWFFFILPVLIKKKRDSDIQEQICYYWDAAILSLMIAKFTAYAIGVSVKKLTYKMEDVRDEEGVSVRLKTFYKDFSTIHTKITNHSIFKDFVEEISLTTRLPSYLSKSLFTYSIVDTKTCDHLVNSILLIKIARWKSFNHNGNFDGEIVLFMRKRIWSWIIEEEAARHGVELIHLKSKRNINYKKKILRIVPSYILNALRYFIRYKREDNNSVNYSIPCAKSHPRIATEYYGHLNLDQPECYSDLFFLQESALHGQDIFLMFNLPMDPLNGKKQVELKKHKIESIALSPHATLLDFSSIYNCKFFPVPKINELDGSGPEIKWLNEKKKDYHWTRLYWFKLFSRFNIKVYTHWYKNDSSHMAIADAIKELGGVATIYQRSHESMGTLALTVAADIVFGFSGLVADFEKQNKSKILYHVTTGYIGDHRFPLLREQAMEIRESLFENGAEHILAYFDENTVDDPRWYHGHDFARKNYFFLLERVLRNENIGLVLKPKAPATLRQRLGPVTDLLEETMDTGRCYLFEGGAVQGSYPPAAAALAADIAIHENLAAGTAGFESALSGAPTLLMDFEGFPGSKLYELGVGRVVFKDWESVWDACRDYFFGKNNIEGFGDWSPIINDLDPFRDGRASERIGTYLKWLLDGFKAGLDRDTVMADAAERYCNEWGQDKIVSIP from the coding sequence ATGATTCGACCAGTATACTTTATAGAACATTTGACCTTGCGCTCCTGGTTTTTTTTTATCTTGCCTGTTTTAATAAAAAAGAAAAGAGACAGTGATATTCAGGAACAAATTTGTTATTATTGGGATGCGGCAATCCTTTCTCTCATGATTGCGAAATTCACTGCCTATGCAATTGGCGTGTCAGTGAAGAAACTGACATATAAAATGGAAGATGTGCGTGATGAAGAGGGAGTATCTGTTCGTTTGAAAACTTTTTATAAGGATTTTTCAACGATTCATACTAAAATAACAAACCATTCAATTTTTAAAGATTTTGTGGAAGAAATTTCATTGACAACAAGACTTCCATCTTATCTTTCAAAATCGCTTTTTACTTATAGCATCGTGGACACAAAAACTTGCGACCATTTGGTGAATTCGATTTTATTGATAAAAATAGCGCGTTGGAAATCGTTTAACCATAACGGAAATTTTGACGGGGAAATTGTGCTTTTTATGAGAAAGCGAATATGGTCCTGGATTATTGAAGAAGAAGCCGCGAGACACGGGGTTGAGCTAATTCATTTGAAGTCCAAAAGAAATATTAATTATAAAAAAAAAATTCTCCGGATTGTCCCCTCCTATATTTTGAATGCCCTTCGATATTTTATACGATATAAGCGAGAAGATAATAATTCAGTTAACTATTCAATACCTTGCGCAAAATCCCATCCACGCATAGCGACGGAATATTATGGACACTTAAACCTTGATCAACCGGAATGCTATTCTGATCTTTTTTTTTTGCAGGAATCCGCGCTTCATGGGCAGGACATATTTTTAATGTTTAACTTGCCTATGGATCCGCTTAATGGGAAGAAACAGGTTGAGCTTAAAAAACATAAGATTGAATCAATAGCGCTTTCTCCCCATGCGACTCTATTGGATTTTTCATCTATATATAATTGTAAATTTTTTCCAGTTCCCAAAATCAATGAGTTAGATGGGAGCGGACCAGAAATTAAATGGTTAAATGAAAAAAAGAAAGATTATCACTGGACCCGTTTATATTGGTTCAAACTGTTTTCGCGATTCAATATCAAAGTATACACGCATTGGTATAAAAATGATTCAAGCCACATGGCAATAGCCGATGCGATTAAGGAATTAGGCGGGGTCGCGACTATTTATCAGAGATCGCATGAATCCATGGGGACACTGGCGTTAACTGTCGCGGCTGATATAGTATTCGGATTTTCCGGATTGGTGGCAGATTTTGAAAAACAAAACAAATCCAAAATTTTATATCATGTGACAACCGGATATATTGGCGATCACCGTTTCCCTCTTTTAAGAGAGCAGGCGATGGAGATTCGAGAATCTTTATTTGAGAACGGGGCTGAACATATACTCGCTTATTTTGACGAAAACACTGTGGATGATCCTCGGTGGTATCATGGCCATGATTTTGCCAGAAAAAATTATTTTTTTTTGCTGGAAAGGGTTTTGCGAAATGAAAATATTGGACTTGTGTTGAAACCTAAAGCTCCCGCGACCCTGCGTCAACGATTGGGGCCTGTGACCGACTTGTTGGAAGAAACGATGGACACCGGAAGATGTTATTTGTTTGAAGGAGGCGCCGTTCAAGGCAGTTATCCTCCCGCAGCTGCCGCTCTTGCGGCAGACATCGCGATTCATGAGAATTTGGCTGCCGGGACCGCCGGCTTTGAATCTGCTTTATCTGGCGCTCCCACGTTATTGATGGACTTTGAGGGGTTCCCTGGAAGTAAATTATATGAATTGGGAGTCGGGCGTGTGGTCTTTAAAGACTGGGAGTCGGTCTGGGATGCCTGCCGGGATTATTTTTTTGGAAAAAATAATATCGAGGGTTTTGGCGACTGGTCGCCCATTATCAATGATCTGGACCCGTTTAGAGATGGAAGGGCGTCGGAACGGATTGGGACTTATTTGAAATGGCTTCTGGATGGGTTTAAGGCGGGGCTTGATCGTGACACTGTTATGGCCGATGCGGCGGAGCGTTATTGCAATGAGTGGGGGCAGGATAAAATTGTTTCAATCCCTTGA
- the ptmA gene encoding Post-translational flagellin modification protein A has protein sequence MLGGQMLKGMVVAISGAAGRIGSAFAEAVVQNSGRVVLGDVLEKEGKKLELVLGTEKSVFLLANLSKKNEIKAFFDNGVARFGRIDAAVHCSYPRSKQWGTRFEEIEDDLLAEDLKIQLGGSILFSQQAIRLFCEQGHGNLVHVSSIQGVAAPKFEHYDGTKMCSPIEYSAIKSGIIAISKYLAKYTKGENIRVNCISPGGILDNQPESFLKKYKSSCTSKGMLDASDLTGTLIYLLSDQSKYLNGQNIVVDDGWTL, from the coding sequence ATGTTGGGGGGGCAGATGCTTAAAGGTATGGTAGTGGCGATTTCAGGAGCTGCGGGTAGAATCGGCTCAGCTTTTGCCGAAGCTGTTGTTCAGAATAGCGGTCGCGTAGTATTGGGAGATGTGCTGGAAAAAGAAGGCAAAAAGCTTGAATTGGTGTTGGGGACGGAAAAGTCTGTTTTTCTTTTGGCAAATCTTTCAAAAAAAAATGAAATTAAAGCTTTTTTTGATAATGGTGTTGCGCGATTCGGTCGAATTGACGCCGCAGTGCATTGTTCTTATCCGAGATCGAAACAATGGGGAACGCGTTTTGAAGAGATAGAGGATGATCTGTTGGCTGAAGACTTAAAAATACAGTTGGGAGGATCCATATTATTTTCCCAGCAAGCTATCAGGCTTTTTTGTGAACAAGGCCATGGGAATCTCGTTCATGTATCATCAATTCAGGGAGTCGCGGCCCCAAAATTTGAACACTACGATGGAACCAAAATGTGTTCTCCAATTGAATATAGCGCAATAAAATCAGGGATTATCGCCATTTCGAAATATCTTGCTAAATATACCAAAGGTGAGAATATTCGAGTTAATTGTATAAGTCCGGGTGGCATTCTGGATAATCAACCTGAAAGCTTTCTAAAGAAGTATAAATCTTCTTGCACAAGCAAAGGGATGCTGGATGCTTCGGATTTAACCGGAACTTTGATTTATTTATTGTCGGACCAATCAAAATATTTAAATGGGCAAAATATTGTTGTCGATGATGGGTGGACTTTATAA